The sequence catttcacattcttaaaacaaagtggtaatcctaactgacctaaaacagggaattattactaggattaaacgtcaggaattgtgaaaaacggagtttaaatgtatttggctaaggtgtatgtaaacgtccgacttcaactgtgtatgtatgtaagattttttttctttaaatgcccataattttggaatgagatgttcgaggaGAAGTTGTTCTCATACTTTCTGTGATGTAGTGTGTTTCAAACTTTTAGGAAATGCaaaatacagtttgatttcaaACTAAGCTCATTAAATTGTCAACATGCTAAGTTTTTACAACGTCAGTTTATCATGTACAATACCTGCAAGAGAGAAAAACAAACTCACTCTAGACTGAGAGTAGAGATGCCGAGGGATATTCCTGAGGCAAACTTGGTGAAGAAGACATAGAAGGAGTAGAAAATGGCCTCGTGGCCACTAGAGTCTGGATTCTTCACTTTGAAATCATCCACCACATCTGGAAGCATTGACCTGAGAAACAAGGAAATATGTGAATGGATACCAAAAGGCAAGCCGCACCACAGACTGGATAAAAGTAAAGAGACACTGGAGATAGATAATCTATAGGTGGGTGTGCTGAGGTACATTCAGTAGTCTGTTTACCAAGGTAGGAGGAAAGCTGCAGCCACACTGACTCCTGCAGCCACAGAGACCACATAGGCCACAATGAGACTGCTTTCTATGCAGACGATCAGGATCATGAAGGGCACTgcccactgcagagagagacgcATAGGATAGACATGAAATGAGGCATGAGAGAGAGTTCCATAACACAGCATGAAActccacaccaacacacactactCACCGTGATGCCAATGTAGACGGCAGTCTTCTTCCCGAATCGGATCAGGAACCACTGCCAGAATGGAATGGACAAAGTCCCAGAGAGCTAGAAATAAAACACCAAAGAAGAGCATTAAGATATTTAACTTTTAAACAATTTCCATAAAAATGAATAGAAATACTTCTCTGCGCAATGTGGGAACAGAATAGGTCAGACTGACCGATGGGCTAAAAGGTCATGGGAGAAGGACAATGTGAAAGGGCCCTTTATTTAACCCTGCTGGGGGTACATGACCCCTGAACTCTTATAGAGGTGTGGTCAACCGGTGTGTCAAATGATCACACAAGGATTAGCGAGTGGCTGAGCAACTAGCACTATGGGAAATATCAAACAATTCATCAGTGCTGACCAAAACCAGCAGCATCTAAGGACCTTTGAGGATTTGGctaaaacacaaacagatctggtgaCATCTCCTGCTCCAGTAGCCAAgccagggcagggcagctctagaTCCTACTCAGGCAGATAGAGGCGACGGTGCAGAATAGAAAAGCGAGGGTTCCCATGGTGGTGCTGACAGATCGCCTGGGCAACAAAGACCCCTCTGTGCTCCTTTCTCTCACCGatggagtgtgtgagagggggacagGTTCCCAGGGGCCACAACAACAACACCTCTAACCCCAAAAATGTGCCCTCTCATCCCCATGGCAACACGTCTCCTTGCGTGAAGAAAAaacaggggggtggggggtgatttTCTCAGAGAATAATAGACTACACTCACCATAATGACTAGCAGAATGTTCTGGAAGTCATTTCTAAAGCCCAGGGTGTAGGTGATGAACAGGGCAAAGTTCCCCTCCAGGAGCTGCCAGGAAGAGAGCAATACAATACACCTCAAACTGAATGAACAGGAAGTACATAAAGAAAACTAAACACCAAGGTTACACACCCTATAGCTAGTCATAAAGAATAGTTTGTTTGGTTGTTTATGTGTGTGCTTAACTGTAGCCCATCTCTGAGTGGGACTCACCATGAAAGCCAGCGAGGTGAAGAGGAATCCCATGACCAGTTTGACATACGGCCCATATCCCATCACCATCCTCACGCCCTCAAAGAACGACATGGGTTCTGTCTTCAGACGCCCACACTCTAGGACCAAAACAAAACTGGCGATTAAATCTGATTAGGTGCACTGTGCCAAACATCAGCTGAAGAAGACTTATCTGATATGATTTCTTATCCCTCATCCATGGCATTTACAGACTGCCAAAATATGGCCCTCTCCTAGTTACTTACAACAAAATAATTATTGGAACATTTGCGGGTTGAGAGAAAGTGGAAAAGTTTGCTTGTTGGTAACAAACAGAAATTGTTCCTACTCTAAATATGAGAAAACTATGTTTGAAGTACGTCATTGTAAAGATATTCTGATAAGAgacaaacatttaaaataaaatcaatGAATCAATTCCCACCTTCCTGCTCTCTGACTCCCAGGAACAGGACTGCAGCACAGAGAACGTACATGGTACAGATGACTGCTGAGGCGATGAGGTAGGCTTGTTTCTGTTAGGGGGACAGGAGGAGCAGGGGTAGGGGCACATTCCACTTCTAACGTTACTATAACAGTGTTATGCCATGTTATACAACATGACATCCCTAGGGTCCCCCACTCACCGTTTCATCTAGGGAGATGTGGGTGATGTTGAAGTCTGACCCCAGCAGTGTGGAGTTACCGTTGTCAAGGACATCCAGGTCACCTGGGAGACAGGGGGCGATCGCCCCGCCCACAATCTGCCCCTGGATTGCTGTGCCAACCACTGTTCCCAGCACCTCCACTGTCATACCTGAACAAGAGAGTGGGatggggagagtgagaaagagcaGAATGAAGACCTTACATTACAACTACATGAGATGCTACATAACCGTAAAGATGTCCAGGTTGACATACGGTAGGCAGTGGCAGAGTCCCTCTCTTTCTGGTCCATGCTGATGAACATGGTGAGCGCTGAGTACGGCACATGGAAGCACTGCACACAGAAAAAAAGCATCAGCATTGCTGGCACAATAACCATGAAACCACATTACAGTAACAATCAATAGGGATTGAGTAACAATGTATTGTAACATGTGCCCCTTCTTATCAATAAAACAAGAGACTGTGTAGAGGCGAGACTGACCGTCTGCAGAGACTGGAAAAGGCAGTAGAAGACCAGGTACCACAGGACCTTCCCCTGCTCCACCGGAGGGACATACCAGATCAGGAAGTAGGTGAGCACTGCAAACGGAGTGGAGATGAGGATCCTGAGGGAAAAACAGGAGAGTATCAATACAATGTAATGATGGATGAGCATTTAAAATgtgtgggtgtttgagtaggctattTAATCTCTGTGACTGGAAAATTATAGTGAAATATTATACAAACACAATTTACTACAGTATTGAAGAAGTTAATATTTCTTATCACAATTATGATTTCCATGAGTCCCTGCCAGATGACATAAATTAGTGACACCTGTGTGACACTTGGTAGTGATGGCAGTAGTGGTAGCAGAGTTTGGGCCACTAACTTACATCATCTGCACAGGGTTGAGATTTTTAAACTCTGTAAAGTAACTAACAtgaaccccctctctttctcattttCTTACATccacactctttctttctttctttctttctttctttctttctttctttctttctttctttctttctttctttctttctttctttctttctttctttctttgcatTGAAAGCAGGTATTTGTGAATAATCCCTTAATTATCTGTTGTTTGGGGCTGTGTGTGGAGAATGGGCTCAGAATGGGCTCAGTGGGGAGTTTCTCTGTTCACTGTGCCACCTGGGAGACTGTGGTGGGCTGTACTTATGGTGGCACCATACTGACCCTGCCTCACCCCACTCTACAGCCACAATCATACAATACACCTGAAAAGCACACCAATCCATTCCAGCTAGAGTAGCAGAACAACCATAGAGAACTATGGATCCACTACTGGGTTTCCAGAAGACAAGTCAGCTCGAAAAATAGACTTTGGGGGCATTGCTGGAATGGTATTTTGGAGACAAGTATCTACTGACTAAGACATTTCTATGCCAGCAGGGCAGTGGGTGTTAGTCTTAGCCCCGCACTGGTCTCAGCAAAATACACAGTTGAGAACAGCAGTCACTGTAACATTACATGCTCATCTGCCAAGTGTATTAATTACTACAACAACATTAATACTGTACAACAATATCTTTGTAATAGGTCATGTTTCTTTCCATCAGTCCTCTGTGTTTGAGCCTACAGTCCCCAGGGAGACTATCTCATTGAACTGAAAATGCGTGTTTGTGTATGTTACACGACACATGTCGACCCCACTCACGCATGGCCAGTCAATGGGAGTGGCAATCCTCTGTAGCCAACATCCACTGAACTGGGGAAGCACCATATAAGCACCCTCTGTCTGCTTCCTTCGCGTACATGGGCTGACTGAATGGGGTTAATAAGAGTCAATAGACTGATCTGACTGGAAATAGAGGTCAGATATCTCCTAGATTGTCTGTGTTTTGTACACTGTCACTATGGTTGAATACACAAAGCTCACAGCAAGAGCACGACGGCAGCCCCACACCAATGACCTTGAGGTGACGCCCTAGCTACACAACTACGTAGGCAGGACAAGAGGAAAAGGCTCAAGGTTTTATTCTGCCAACAGACTTGATCACCACCTGTCTGTGAGAAACATTACTGTGCTTCTTCAAGTTAGGTCAACATTGACTTATCAAGCTCCTAATACTTCAGGGAGAGAGACTATTAAAGTACTTATCAGAGTCCATTAAGAGAACTGTGTTCTCTATTACaacaattttatgttatttttgtgACATCCAATCTGATAAATGAATTACTCAGCTATCCGTCTGTCTGGCAGGCGGCTACATGGAAGTAAAAGGAAGGCTGTCTATTTTCACTGTGTATGACAACAATATTCACATTCTAGAGAGGTCTAGAATTCCACAGGCTGTTTATGACTCAGTAATACAATTCTGGGAAAAACCTATTCCACTAATAGCGCTAATTAAAAAGGCAGAGGCATTCAGAAGGGGAAATAGCTTTAGTCAAGGTTTAGTTAAGTGATGCATCTCCTTGTCTGTGTTCAGGCTCTGATAAGAATTCGCTGGGGGATTTGTAGTGGTTTATACAGACCAGAAACCTAACAATGACCTCATTGACATTCAGCCAATAATCTCCCCTCTACTTGACCTGCGGTAACCTCTCTCTGAATCAGCCAGCCCACTCCCCAACtgccatctcacacacacacagacacacacccattgGCCTAAATCTAGTGGTGTGTTGAGGGCTGGACCAATCAGAGAGGGTGATGCCGGTTTTCTCCCTCTACACTTGCAGCTCAGGCACACCAGGCAGACTATTGTACATCACATGCCCAGGGTCTTAAGATATCAAGTAAATCCAGTTGTTACCACCATGAATAAACCTCCTTTATCGATGCCATTCCTAGCAAGTCACAGTATTATGCCAAATATGAATTGCAACCACAAAAGGTCAATATCTCCTTGTATCAGAGTATGtgaaattaacaggtgtgccttcttaaaagttcatttgtggacttGCTTTCCAtctcaatgcgtttgagccaatcagttgtgttgtgaaaaggtaggggggtatacagaagatagccctatttggtaaacgaccaagtccatattatggcaagaacaggtcaaataagcaaagagaaatgacagtccattaagagatgaaggtcagtcaatgtggaatatttcaagaactttgaaagtttcttcaagtgcaattgctaaaaccatcaagtgctatgacaaaactggctctcatgaggaccgccacaggaaaggaagacccagaaggACCTCTGCTGCAGacaataagttcattagagttaccagcctcagaaattgcagcccaaataaatgcttcacagagttcaagtaacggacacatctcaaaatcaactcttcagaggagactgcgtgaatcaggccttcatggtcaaattgctgcaaagaaaccactactaaaggacaccaataataagaagagacttgcttgggccaagaaacacgagcaatggacattagactggtggaaatctgtcccttggtctgatgagtccaaatttgagatttttggttctaaccgccgtgtctttgtgagaagcagagtaggtgaatggatgatctccgcatgtgtggttcccaccgtgaagcatggaggtggaggtgtgatggtgtgagagtgctttgctggtgacactgtctgtgatatatttagaattcaaggcacacttaagcagcatggctaccacaacattctgtaGTGATacactatcccatctggtttgagcttagtgggactataatttgttttacaaaaggacaatgacccaacacacctccagcctgtgtaagggctatttgaccaagaaggagagtaatagAGTGCttcattagatgacctggcctccacaatcacccaacctcaacccaattgagatggtttgggatgagttggaccgcagagtgaaagaaaagcagccaacaagtgctcagcatctgtgggaactcattcaagactgttgaagaatctaaaagatcaaatattttttgatttgttgaacgcctttttggttactacatgattccatatgtgttatttcatcattttgatgtcttcactattattctacaatgtagaaaatagtaaaaataaagaaaaactcttgaatgagtaggtgtgtccaaacttttgactggtactgtatgtcacccACCACTAGGCTTAGTCTTGCTTAAGGCATATGGGGCACAAGCAAAGAATTCCaaatctatttctatgggcacaggCTTCAAAGTACTCAGAGCCTTTGGTGGAAACATCCAGTGCCAGCACAGAACAACAAAGCAAAAAGCACCTGGGCATTCCAGAACTAAATGAGGTCCTCTGGAGCTAAATAAGACAGCCTTGTTCCAGTCTTTCCTGGTTTGCACCCAGATGAGAAGGTAAAAGCTACAACAACCTAAGACGGACAGTGGCCAACAGCAGATAAAGATCGAGTAGGTAGCGACTGATGTAAAATAGAGAGCAAATTAGACATATCACTGCGATTCAGTGACAGCCTGATCTCTCTATTCAAACTGTTCCACCTCAGCATCGTTGTCACGATTACCGCCCATATTTCAATTACAACTACTGTTTTCCCTCTAGTCGTGACGAGAGGTTTTgcgttaaaaaaaaatctaatttcctctcctctttcattcCTGCCTACTGTAATATGTCTGCTGGGTGACCGAGGCAGAGGCACCTACCAGGGCATCATCCGGCCACACCTGGTCCATCTGCTCCGACTAACCAGGAAGCCCACCGTTGGGTCCGTCACTGCATCCCAGGCCCGGCCCACAAACAAGATGATAGAGGCATATAATGGGTCCAGCTATGGAGAGACA is a genomic window of Oncorhynchus tshawytscha isolate Ot180627B linkage group LG11, Otsh_v2.0, whole genome shotgun sequence containing:
- the LOC112261869 gene encoding sodium-dependent lysophosphatidylcholine symporter 1-B; amino-acid sequence: MAKGEGAEQYAAASLLPTKPINQDGIKIAKRRDNNGRLSMCSKLCYAIGGAPYQITGSALGFFLQIYLLDVAQLDPLYASIILFVGRAWDAVTDPTVGFLVSRSRWTRCGRMMPWILISTPFAVLTYFLIWYVPPVEQGKVLWYLVFYCLFQSLQTCFHVPYSALTMFISMDQKERDSATAYRMTVEVLGTVVGTAIQGQIVGGAIAPCLPGDLDVLDNGNSTLLGSDFNITHISLDETKQAYLIASAVICTMYVLCAAVLFLGVREQEECGRLKTEPMSFFEGVRMVMGYGPYVKLVMGFLFTSLAFMLLEGNFALFITYTLGFRNDFQNILLVIMLSGTLSIPFWQWFLIRFGKKTAVYIGITWAVPFMILIVCIESSLIVAYVVSVAAGVSVAAAFLLPWSMLPDVVDDFKVKNPDSSGHEAIFYSFYVFFTKFASGISLGISTLSLDFAGYVTRGCSQPDAVNLTLKVLVSPAPVVLIFLGLFIFKTYPIDEERRQGNRKLLQEMRESDQDSETESTELGSAV